One region of Pseudomonas sp. ABC1 genomic DNA includes:
- a CDS encoding cation-transporting P-type ATPase has translation MPAPQDPNWHSLAASECLQALSSERNGLTTEQATRIRQQHGDNRLPEVARRGPLLRFLMQFHNILLYVMLGAAVVTALLGHWVDTGVIFAAVLVNAIIGFIQEGKAQSALDSIRNMLSSRASVLRDGRRIEVDASELVPGDIVLLVSGDKVPADLRLLDVRNLRVDEAALTGESLPMEKSEHAVPADAALGDRYCMAWSGTLVVYGQASGLVVATGANTELGKINSMLARVQAISTPLLRQIDRFGRALALAILGLVAATFALGTLWRGHDPGEMFMMAVALTASAIPEGLPAIMTVMLALGVQRMARRQAIIRRLPAVETLGSVTVICSDKTGTLTRNEMTVQRVICADARYQVAGVGYAPLGEIRRDGTEPLPEERQRLQRIGHACLLCNDARIHPEAQGWRIEGDPTEAALLVLAAKFDLQAQQVLTAWPCRDSIPFESEHRFRASLNHAGPGQSHIFMVGAPERLLEICDRQLGLDGEQPLDPDYWRRMATDTAAQGLRLLALASRHVDDSQQLLGFDDIDRGGFTLLALVGMIDPPREEAIAAVAECHAAGIRVKMITGDHADTARAIGAELGIGVGRPALTGAELALMSDAALCQVVMDIDVFARASPEHKLRLVQAMQACGQVVAMTGDGVNDAPALKRADVGVAMGLKGTEAAKEAADVVLVDDNFATIGNAVREGRAIYDNLKKFILFMLPTNGGEALIVISAILFQFALPLTPAQVLWINMVTSCTLGMALAAEPTERGIMRRPPRPPSEPLLSGFFVWRVVLVSVLMMAGALGLFLWELQQGASLETARTLAVNTVVMAEMFYLLSSRHIHGSVLTREGLLGNPWILLTIAACAVLQLLYTYTAPMQNLFGATALALGDWLKVCAAALVVLLGSELEKWLLRRHMRARGLVLER, from the coding sequence ATGCCCGCACCCCAAGACCCGAACTGGCACAGCCTTGCCGCCAGTGAATGTCTCCAGGCCCTGAGCAGCGAGCGCAACGGCCTGACCACGGAGCAGGCCACCCGGATACGTCAGCAACACGGCGACAATCGACTACCGGAAGTGGCGCGCCGCGGGCCGCTGCTGCGCTTCCTGATGCAATTTCACAATATCCTGCTCTACGTGATGCTCGGCGCCGCCGTGGTCACCGCACTGCTCGGGCACTGGGTCGATACCGGGGTGATCTTCGCCGCGGTGCTGGTCAATGCCATCATCGGTTTCATCCAGGAAGGCAAGGCGCAAAGCGCCCTGGACAGCATCCGCAACATGCTCAGCAGCCGGGCCAGCGTACTGCGCGATGGTCGTCGCATCGAAGTGGATGCCAGCGAGCTGGTACCCGGCGATATCGTGCTGCTGGTTTCCGGCGACAAGGTGCCCGCCGACCTGCGGCTGCTGGACGTGCGCAACCTGCGGGTCGACGAAGCCGCGCTGACCGGCGAGTCGCTGCCGATGGAAAAGAGCGAGCACGCGGTACCCGCCGACGCTGCCCTGGGCGACCGTTACTGCATGGCCTGGTCCGGCACCCTGGTGGTCTACGGGCAGGCCAGTGGCCTGGTGGTGGCGACTGGCGCCAACACCGAACTGGGCAAGATCAACAGTATGCTGGCCCGTGTACAGGCCATCTCCACACCGCTGTTGCGGCAGATCGACCGCTTCGGTCGTGCACTGGCGCTGGCGATCCTCGGTCTGGTCGCGGCGACCTTCGCCCTCGGCACCTTGTGGCGCGGCCACGATCCCGGCGAGATGTTCATGATGGCCGTCGCCCTCACCGCCTCGGCCATCCCCGAGGGCCTGCCCGCCATCATGACGGTGATGCTGGCCCTCGGTGTCCAGCGCATGGCGCGCCGCCAGGCAATCATTCGCCGCCTGCCAGCGGTGGAGACGCTCGGCTCGGTGACGGTGATCTGTTCAGACAAGACCGGCACCCTGACCCGCAACGAGATGACGGTGCAGCGGGTGATCTGCGCCGACGCCCGCTACCAGGTCGCCGGTGTCGGTTATGCCCCGCTGGGCGAGATCCGTCGCGACGGCACGGAGCCGTTGCCCGAGGAGCGGCAACGCCTGCAACGGATCGGCCACGCCTGCCTGCTGTGCAACGATGCGCGCATCCATCCCGAAGCACAGGGCTGGCGGATCGAAGGCGACCCGACCGAGGCCGCGCTGCTGGTGCTGGCAGCCAAGTTCGACCTGCAGGCGCAACAGGTGCTGACGGCCTGGCCCTGCCGTGACAGCATCCCCTTCGAATCGGAACATCGCTTCCGCGCCAGCCTGAACCACGCGGGGCCGGGGCAGAGCCACATCTTCATGGTCGGCGCGCCGGAGCGACTGCTGGAAATCTGCGACCGCCAACTCGGCCTCGACGGCGAGCAACCGCTGGACCCGGACTACTGGCGGCGCATGGCCACCGATACCGCCGCCCAGGGCTTGCGCCTGCTCGCACTGGCCAGCCGCCATGTCGACGACAGCCAGCAGTTGCTCGGCTTCGATGACATCGACCGGGGCGGCTTCACCCTGCTGGCGCTGGTCGGCATGATCGACCCGCCTCGCGAGGAAGCCATCGCCGCCGTGGCCGAGTGCCACGCGGCGGGCATCCGCGTGAAAATGATCACCGGCGATCATGCCGATACCGCCCGGGCCATCGGTGCCGAGCTGGGCATCGGCGTTGGCCGGCCCGCGCTGACCGGTGCCGAACTGGCACTGATGAGCGATGCAGCCTTGTGCCAGGTGGTGATGGACATCGACGTGTTCGCCCGCGCCAGCCCCGAGCACAAGCTGCGCCTGGTTCAAGCCATGCAGGCCTGCGGCCAGGTGGTGGCGATGACCGGCGACGGCGTCAACGACGCGCCGGCCCTCAAGCGTGCCGACGTTGGCGTGGCCATGGGACTGAAAGGCACCGAAGCGGCTAAGGAAGCCGCCGACGTGGTGCTGGTGGACGACAACTTCGCCACCATCGGCAATGCCGTGCGCGAAGGCCGGGCGATCTACGACAACCTGAAGAAATTCATCCTGTTCATGCTGCCGACCAACGGCGGCGAAGCCTTGATCGTGATCAGCGCCATCCTGTTCCAGTTCGCCCTGCCGCTGACGCCGGCCCAGGTGCTCTGGATCAACATGGTGACCTCCTGCACCCTCGGCATGGCCCTTGCCGCCGAACCGACCGAGCGCGGCATCATGCGTCGCCCGCCACGTCCACCGAGCGAACCATTGCTGTCGGGTTTCTTCGTCTGGCGCGTGGTACTGGTGTCCGTGCTGATGATGGCCGGTGCCCTCGGCCTGTTCCTCTGGGAGCTGCAACAGGGCGCCAGTCTGGAGACCGCCCGCACCCTGGCCGTGAACACCGTGGTCATGGCGGAAATGTTCTACCTGCTGAGCAGCCGGCATATCCACGGCAGTGTGCTCACCCGCGAAGGTCTGCTGGGCAATCCCTGGATCCTGCTGACCATCGCCGCCTGCGCGGTACTGCAGTTGCTCTATACCTACACCGCGCCGATGCAGAACCTGTTCGGCGCTACCGCGCTGGCGCTCGGCGACTGGCTTAAGGTGTGCGCCGCCGCGCTGGTGGTGCTGCTTGGTTCGGAACTGGAGAAATGGCTGCTGCGCCGGCACATGCGTGCGCGTGGGCTGGTCCTTGAACGATGA
- a CDS encoding patatin-like phospholipase family protein has protein sequence MGKRAALVLGSGGARGYAHIGVIEEIVSRGYEIGCIAGCSMGAVVGGIYAAGKLDEYRAWVESLDYLDVLRLVDPSFSLGAVRGEKVFARVREIIGDIDIEDLPIPYTAVATDLTNQQEIWFQEGSLELAMRASAAIPSLFTPVIQGKRMLVDGGLLNPLPIVPVVSSHCDLIIAVNLNGNNHKQYPLPEISRPGRFDTVIHSISSRLPFLRRSAQGLEEQIAKLQHEHPPSAPATQGAPKSAEGSVVIDVGGPASLLELINQSFEVMQSSLAQYKIAGYPPNVLVTVPRRACRFYEFYKAPELIALGRTIARDAFDKYETEQER, from the coding sequence ATGGGTAAGCGAGCGGCTCTGGTACTGGGTTCCGGCGGTGCGCGCGGCTACGCGCACATCGGCGTCATCGAGGAGATCGTGTCACGCGGCTACGAGATCGGCTGCATTGCCGGCTGCTCGATGGGGGCCGTGGTCGGCGGCATCTACGCCGCGGGCAAGCTGGACGAGTACCGTGCCTGGGTCGAGAGCCTGGACTACCTCGACGTACTGCGTCTGGTCGATCCGAGCTTCAGCCTCGGCGCGGTGCGTGGCGAGAAAGTCTTCGCGCGGGTGCGCGAGATCATCGGTGACATCGACATCGAAGACCTGCCGATCCCCTACACCGCGGTCGCCACCGACCTGACCAACCAGCAGGAAATCTGGTTCCAGGAAGGCAGCCTGGAGCTGGCCATGCGCGCCTCGGCGGCCATTCCCAGCCTCTTCACCCCGGTGATCCAGGGCAAGCGCATGCTGGTCGATGGCGGGCTGCTCAACCCGCTGCCCATCGTCCCGGTGGTCTCCAGCCATTGCGACCTGATCATCGCGGTCAACCTGAACGGCAATAACCACAAGCAATACCCGTTGCCCGAGATCAGCCGGCCCGGGCGTTTCGATACGGTCATTCATTCGATCAGCTCGCGCCTGCCCTTCCTGCGCCGCAGCGCCCAGGGGCTGGAAGAACAGATCGCCAAGCTGCAACACGAACACCCGCCGAGCGCGCCGGCCACCCAAGGCGCGCCGAAGTCCGCCGAAGGCTCGGTGGTGATCGACGTCGGCGGACCGGCGTCGTTGCTGGAGCTGATCAACCAGAGCTTCGAGGTGATGCAATCATCCCTCGCGCAGTACAAGATCGCCGGCTACCCGCCCAACGTACTGGTCACGGTCCCGCGCCGCGCCTGTCGCTTCTATGAATTCTACAAGGCACCCGAACTGATCGCCCTGGGCCGGACCATCGCCCGGGATGCCTTCGACAAATACGAGACGGAGCAGGAGCGCTAG
- a CDS encoding transglycosylase SLT domain-containing protein: MRLPSIILLLLLALFMSPAHARLEGPQAWLPVDRGARQVRDLAQIRRDGVLRVLVNQSRNSSGEVKGEVVGVEYARLRAFEQFLNRDGHPGRSITLKIIPKAKDQLLAALLRGEGDMVAPGERLGMPAGAALSRSRAVVAEVPMVLVGRKGGMTYASLEQLSGRSLALPAGSAAGPALARLNESLLAKGRAPVVIEWVDPSLAVEDVLEMVQAGIYPLTAVELTIAQRWAKVMPRLRIEQKMTLGEKAGMHWFLPRETNMLQASVDRFLKEYRAPANQDAVFERVYRRLYRVQYPLDRTGRQRLDSVRTVLQRHAREQAFDWLNLAALAFKESTLNPAARGASGAVGLMQVTPATARSMGVGDVHRLENNVRASAKYLASIRRQFFSSPRLNERERMAFVLAAYNLGPQRVQSMRAEARRRGLNADQWFFQVERVALESVGMGVVSYVNSVNKYYLAYARERYRLER, translated from the coding sequence ATGCGCTTGCCTTCGATCATTCTGCTGCTTCTTCTGGCGCTGTTCATGTCGCCGGCCCACGCTCGCCTGGAAGGGCCACAGGCCTGGTTGCCGGTGGACCGTGGTGCGCGGCAGGTACGCGATCTTGCGCAGATTCGACGTGATGGAGTGCTGCGCGTGCTGGTCAACCAGAGCCGCAACAGCTCCGGCGAGGTCAAGGGCGAAGTCGTGGGTGTCGAGTATGCCCGCTTGCGAGCTTTCGAGCAGTTCCTCAATCGCGATGGACATCCCGGTCGCAGCATCACTCTGAAGATCATCCCCAAGGCCAAGGATCAACTGCTTGCCGCCCTGTTGCGCGGGGAGGGTGACATGGTCGCGCCAGGGGAGCGCCTGGGTATGCCCGCCGGTGCGGCGCTGAGCCGCAGCCGGGCGGTGGTCGCCGAGGTGCCGATGGTGCTGGTCGGGCGCAAGGGTGGCATGACCTATGCGAGCCTCGAACAATTGTCCGGGCGCAGCCTGGCATTGCCCGCCGGCAGTGCGGCCGGGCCTGCGCTGGCGCGTCTGAACGAAAGCCTGCTGGCCAAGGGCCGGGCGCCCGTGGTGATCGAGTGGGTCGATCCGAGCCTGGCGGTCGAGGACGTCCTGGAGATGGTGCAGGCCGGTATCTACCCGCTGACGGCGGTTGAGCTGACCATCGCCCAGCGCTGGGCCAAGGTGATGCCGAGGTTGCGGATCGAGCAGAAGATGACGCTGGGGGAAAAGGCTGGCATGCACTGGTTCCTGCCCAGGGAGACCAACATGCTGCAAGCCAGCGTGGATCGTTTTCTCAAGGAGTACCGTGCGCCGGCCAACCAGGACGCGGTGTTCGAGCGTGTCTATCGGCGCCTCTACCGCGTTCAGTACCCGCTGGACCGGACTGGCCGGCAGCGGCTGGATTCGGTGCGTACGGTGTTGCAACGGCATGCGCGCGAGCAAGCGTTCGACTGGTTGAACCTGGCTGCGCTGGCCTTCAAGGAGTCCACGCTCAACCCCGCCGCCCGTGGTGCCTCGGGCGCGGTCGGGCTGATGCAGGTGACGCCGGCGACCGCGCGCAGCATGGGCGTGGGGGATGTGCACCGGCTGGAAAACAATGTCCGCGCCAGCGCCAAATACCTGGCCAGTATCCGCCGGCAGTTCTTCTCCAGCCCGCGTCTGAACGAGCGGGAGCGCATGGCGTTCGTGCTGGCGGCCTACAACCTGGGGCCGCAACGGGTCCAGAGCATGCGCGCCGAAGCCCGTCGGCGGGGGCTGAACGCCGATCAGTGGTTCTTCCAGGTGGAGCGCGTGGCCCTGGAGAGCGTCGGCATGGGGGTGGTCAGTTACGTCAACAGCGTCAACAAGTACTACCTGGCCTATGCCCGTGAGCGCTACCGGTTGGAGCGCTAG
- a CDS encoding TatD family hydrolase, whose amino-acid sequence MTAPSTCESQQPEPLVDIGVNLTHPSFANRHQDILQRAQAAGVWQMLLTGTRLDESEKALALCHELDPEGTRLYCTAGVHPHDAKDWGTDSARQLRLLLQEERVRAVGECGLDFNRDFSPRERQQAALEAQLQLASETGLPVFLHERDASQRMLEILKSVRDDIGDAVIHCFTGERKTLYAYLDLGLHIGITGWVCDERRGTHLQELVRDIPQGSLMLESDAPYLLPRSLKPRPKGNLNEPAYLVQVLQDVARYRGESPQALAAHTTACARRFFGLHDRPKATCEAAAIA is encoded by the coding sequence ATGACCGCACCCAGCACCTGTGAAAGCCAGCAGCCAGAGCCCCTGGTGGATATCGGCGTCAACCTCACGCACCCCAGCTTCGCCAACAGGCACCAGGACATCCTGCAACGAGCCCAGGCTGCCGGGGTATGGCAAATGCTGCTGACCGGCACCCGCCTGGATGAAAGCGAAAAGGCGCTGGCGCTCTGTCATGAACTGGACCCTGAAGGCACGCGCCTCTATTGCACGGCCGGCGTCCATCCCCATGATGCCAAGGACTGGGGCACGGATAGCGCAAGGCAACTGCGGCTGCTGTTGCAGGAAGAACGGGTACGCGCGGTCGGCGAATGCGGACTGGACTTCAATCGCGACTTTTCCCCACGGGAGCGGCAACAGGCGGCACTCGAAGCACAACTGCAACTGGCTTCGGAAACGGGTCTGCCCGTCTTTCTGCACGAGCGCGATGCCAGCCAGCGCATGCTGGAAATCCTCAAGTCCGTCCGCGACGATATCGGCGATGCGGTGATCCACTGCTTCACCGGGGAGCGCAAGACGCTCTATGCCTATCTGGACCTGGGCCTGCACATCGGCATCACTGGCTGGGTCTGCGACGAAAGACGCGGCACCCACTTGCAGGAACTGGTGCGCGACATCCCCCAAGGCAGCCTGATGCTGGAAAGCGACGCGCCCTACCTGCTGCCACGCAGCCTGAAGCCCCGCCCCAAAGGCAACCTCAACGAGCCGGCCTATCTCGTCCAGGTACTGCAGGACGTGGCCCGCTACCGGGGCGAAAGCCCGCAGGCGCTGGCGGCGCACACCACCGCCTGTGCACGTCGTTTCTTCGGCCTGCACGATAGACCTAAAGCAACTTGCGAAGCTGCCGCTATTGCATAG
- a CDS encoding methyl-accepting chemotaxis protein has product MIVWMRDLSLKYKFWALNMVTFVTTLLLVLYAIQIEQQARSTDAQSAARQYAALLESWPADTPLPSASNLHRFDAGQALSLEGQNLQASGWTPLEHDALFELNPLIGAYTLARPNGQHIAVAVRAPGFPEVWGQHFLSYAVAVMVLMLALLAASQILIRFLLSHLNTLKDVMLHVESSGDLSVRVPLNSRDEVGQMATAFNAMQSGYQRIVGTVANSAARLDEDARRLAANMNEVRRDMLGQQSETDQAATAINEMTTTVHHIAEHARDTRDQSQNADRLASEGHRVVERVENSINSLSRGVQQTAETIGQLAADSQKINGVVSVIHSIAEQTNLLALNAAIEAARAGEMGRGFAVVADEVRNLAKRVQVSTDEITQMIAALQGMTRDAVEFMQESSLKADDCVQQAQEAGLALEAITGAVAQMRESNTQIAAAAEEQSQVAEELNRSVTGIRDVTERTVQQTVDSATTSSELAALSGQLSKAIGQLRL; this is encoded by the coding sequence ATGATTGTCTGGATGCGCGACCTATCACTGAAGTACAAGTTCTGGGCGCTGAACATGGTGACCTTCGTCACCACCCTGCTGCTGGTGCTGTATGCCATACAGATCGAACAGCAGGCCCGCAGCACCGATGCGCAGAGTGCCGCCCGGCAATATGCTGCCCTGCTCGAAAGCTGGCCAGCCGACACGCCCCTGCCCTCGGCCAGCAACCTTCATCGGTTCGATGCAGGCCAGGCGCTGAGCCTGGAGGGGCAGAACCTTCAGGCATCCGGCTGGACGCCCCTCGAGCACGACGCACTCTTCGAGCTCAACCCCCTGATCGGGGCCTATACCCTGGCCAGGCCGAATGGCCAGCATATCGCCGTAGCGGTACGCGCCCCTGGCTTCCCCGAGGTCTGGGGCCAGCACTTCCTCAGTTATGCCGTCGCGGTCATGGTCCTCATGCTGGCCTTGCTGGCGGCCTCGCAGATCCTCATACGCTTCCTGCTCAGCCACCTGAACACCCTCAAGGACGTGATGCTGCACGTCGAAAGCAGCGGCGACCTCTCGGTCCGCGTCCCCCTGAACAGCCGGGACGAAGTCGGGCAGATGGCCACCGCCTTCAACGCCATGCAGTCCGGCTACCAGCGCATCGTCGGCACAGTTGCCAACTCAGCCGCACGCCTGGACGAGGACGCCCGTCGGCTGGCGGCGAACATGAATGAAGTGCGCCGTGACATGCTCGGTCAACAGAGCGAAACCGACCAGGCCGCCACCGCCATCAACGAAATGACCACTACCGTGCATCACATCGCCGAACATGCGCGGGATACACGGGACCAGTCGCAGAATGCCGACCGCCTCGCCAGCGAAGGCCACCGGGTCGTCGAGCGCGTGGAGAACTCCATCAACAGCCTCTCCAGGGGCGTTCAGCAGACCGCCGAAACCATCGGGCAACTGGCGGCCGACAGTCAGAAGATCAATGGTGTGGTGAGTGTCATCCACAGCATTGCCGAACAGACCAACCTGCTGGCGCTGAACGCGGCCATCGAAGCCGCCCGTGCGGGTGAAATGGGTCGAGGCTTCGCCGTGGTGGCCGACGAGGTGCGCAACCTGGCCAAACGCGTGCAAGTCTCTACCGATGAAATCACCCAAATGATCGCCGCCCTGCAAGGCATGACCCGCGACGCGGTCGAGTTCATGCAGGAAAGCTCGCTCAAGGCCGATGACTGCGTGCAGCAGGCTCAGGAAGCGGGTCTGGCGCTGGAAGCGATTACCGGCGCTGTCGCGCAGATGCGCGAGAGCAATACGCAGATCGCAGCAGCGGCCGAGGAGCAGAGTCAGGTGGCGGAAGAATTGAATCGCTCGGTCACCGGTATCCGTGACGTGACCGAGCGCACTGTCCAGCAGACGGTGGACTCCGCGACCACCAGTTCGGAGCTGGCGGCACTGTCCGGCCAGTTGAGCAAGGCAATCGGCCAGTTGCGCCTGTAG
- the dnaQ gene encoding DNA polymerase III subunit epsilon translates to MRSVVLDTETTGMPVSDGHRIIEIGCVEVIGRRLTGRHYHVYLQPDREVDEGAIAVHGITNEDLLDKPRFREVADEFFEFIKGAQLIIHNAAFDIGFINNEFALLGQQERADITEHCSVLDTLLMARERHPGQRNNLDALCKRYGVDNSGRDLHGALLDAEILADVYLTMTGGQTNLSLAGNGADVDGGGRAQPSPIRRLPAERGKGVVLAASEQELQAHAARMAVIEKAAGGTPLWLQLEAGEQ, encoded by the coding sequence ATGCGCAGCGTTGTACTGGATACTGAAACCACCGGTATGCCGGTGAGCGATGGTCACCGGATCATCGAGATCGGTTGTGTCGAGGTGATCGGACGTCGTCTGACCGGGCGCCACTACCACGTCTATCTGCAACCGGACCGCGAAGTGGATGAGGGTGCCATCGCCGTCCACGGGATCACCAACGAAGACCTGCTGGACAAGCCTCGTTTTCGTGAAGTGGCCGATGAATTCTTCGAATTCATCAAGGGCGCACAGCTGATCATCCATAACGCGGCGTTCGATATCGGCTTTATCAATAACGAATTCGCACTGCTCGGGCAGCAGGAACGTGCCGATATTACCGAGCACTGCTCGGTGCTGGACACCCTGTTGATGGCGCGTGAGCGCCATCCGGGCCAGCGCAACAACCTCGATGCGCTGTGCAAGCGCTATGGTGTGGACAACTCGGGCCGCGACCTGCACGGCGCCTTGCTCGATGCGGAGATTCTGGCCGACGTTTACCTGACCATGACCGGTGGCCAGACCAACCTGTCCCTGGCGGGCAATGGTGCGGATGTGGATGGAGGCGGGCGCGCCCAGCCTTCGCCGATCCGTCGCCTGCCCGCAGAGCGCGGCAAGGGGGTTGTGCTGGCGGCCAGCGAGCAGGAGTTGCAGGCCCATGCTGCACGCATGGCGGTCATCGAAAAGGCGGCGGGTGGTACCCCGCTGTGGCTGCAACTGGAGGCCGGGGAGCAGTAG
- the rnhA gene encoding ribonuclease HI — protein sequence MSDEPVVIYTDGACKGNPGPGGWGALLVYKGVEKELWGGEIETTNNRMELMAAIRALAELKRGCQVKLVTDSQYVMQGINDWMPNWKKRGWKTAAKQPVKNADLWQQLDEQVGRHQVAWSWVRGHTGHPGNERADMLANRGVDQVRQSR from the coding sequence ATGAGCGATGAGCCGGTAGTGATCTATACCGATGGTGCCTGCAAGGGTAATCCCGGGCCGGGCGGTTGGGGGGCCTTGCTGGTCTACAAGGGGGTCGAGAAAGAACTCTGGGGCGGCGAGATCGAAACCACCAATAACCGCATGGAACTGATGGCGGCGATTCGTGCGCTGGCTGAACTCAAGCGCGGTTGCCAGGTGAAGCTGGTGACCGATTCGCAGTATGTGATGCAGGGCATCAATGACTGGATGCCCAACTGGAAGAAGCGCGGTTGGAAAACCGCGGCCAAGCAGCCGGTGAAGAATGCCGATCTGTGGCAGCAACTGGACGAGCAGGTCGGTCGTCACCAGGTGGCCTGGAGCTGGGTGCGGGGCCATACCGGTCACCCTGGCAATGAGCGCGCGGACATGCTGGCCAACCGTGGCGTCGACCAGGTGCGTCAGTCCAGGTGA
- a CDS encoding SAM-dependent methyltransferase has translation MTDEVRLKADPHWLSLVDAAGGWFESAHGQQLLARERGLLEAELERCFGSYLVHYAPFSDNPLELSSIRHCVRLGAPLKGADIICDEQAWPLGEHAADVAVLQHGLDFSLSPHALLREAAFSVRPGGHLLVLGMNPWSAWGARRLVAGGGFRQARCIRPARVADWLSLLGFALEKRLFGCYCPPLSSARWQTRLTPLENLGQRWQAPCGGFYLLLARKMTVGLRPLRQARREPMGQLLPMPVAKVSRRNTE, from the coding sequence ATGACCGATGAAGTACGCCTGAAGGCCGATCCGCACTGGCTATCGCTGGTCGATGCGGCGGGTGGCTGGTTCGAGAGCGCACATGGCCAGCAGTTGCTGGCGCGTGAGCGTGGCCTGTTGGAGGCCGAGCTGGAGCGCTGCTTCGGCAGCTACCTCGTGCACTATGCGCCTTTTTCCGATAACCCCCTCGAATTGTCATCGATTCGCCACTGCGTACGCCTGGGCGCGCCTTTGAAAGGTGCCGATATCATCTGCGACGAGCAGGCCTGGCCATTGGGCGAGCATGCCGCCGACGTGGCGGTGTTGCAGCATGGACTGGATTTCAGCCTGTCGCCCCATGCGCTGTTGCGCGAAGCGGCTTTCAGCGTGCGCCCGGGCGGGCACCTGCTGGTGCTCGGCATGAACCCATGGAGTGCCTGGGGCGCGCGCAGGCTGGTCGCGGGTGGTGGTTTTCGCCAGGCTCGCTGCATTCGCCCGGCGCGTGTGGCGGACTGGCTGAGCCTGCTGGGCTTTGCACTGGAGAAACGCCTGTTCGGGTGCTATTGTCCGCCGCTTTCTTCGGCCCGCTGGCAGACACGCCTGACGCCGCTGGAAAACCTGGGGCAACGCTGGCAGGCACCGTGCGGCGGCTTCTACCTGTTGCTGGCGCGCAAGATGACGGTTGGCTTGCGACCGTTGCGCCAGGCGCGGCGCGAGCCGATGGGGCAGTTGCTGCCGATGCCGGTTGCCAAGGTCAGCCGGCGCAACACCGAATGA
- the gloB gene encoding hydroxyacylglutathione hydrolase, translated as MLQIEALPAFNDNYIWLLADPEKMTCAVVDPGDAAPVLAWLEQHPGWRLSDILITHHHTDHVGGIAALKAHCAPRVHGPARETIPLRDHALEDGAHVEVLGLQLQVLAVPGHTLGHIVFFLDDAELPRLFSGDTLFAAGCGRLFEGTPAQMFHSLERLAALPERTLVYCAHEYTLSNLRFAHAVEPTQQEVTRRLEEVTRLREEDRITLPTSIALEKATNPFLRTREASVRHACQQRNPSLESAEQVFAELRAWKDRF; from the coding sequence ATGTTGCAGATAGAAGCCCTGCCCGCATTCAACGACAACTACATCTGGCTCCTGGCCGATCCCGAGAAAATGACCTGCGCGGTTGTCGACCCGGGTGATGCCGCGCCGGTACTGGCCTGGCTGGAACAGCACCCAGGCTGGCGACTGAGCGACATATTGATCACCCACCACCACACCGACCATGTCGGCGGCATCGCGGCCCTGAAAGCCCACTGCGCACCGCGTGTGCACGGCCCCGCCCGCGAGACGATCCCGCTGCGCGACCATGCGCTGGAAGATGGCGCCCACGTGGAGGTACTCGGCCTGCAGTTGCAGGTCCTGGCCGTACCGGGGCATACCCTCGGGCACATCGTATTTTTTCTGGACGACGCTGAACTGCCGCGCCTGTTCAGCGGGGACACCCTGTTTGCCGCAGGCTGTGGCCGGCTGTTCGAAGGCACGCCCGCGCAGATGTTCCATTCACTCGAGCGCCTGGCAGCATTGCCCGAACGAACACTGGTCTACTGCGCCCACGAATACACATTGAGCAACCTGCGGTTCGCCCATGCCGTGGAACCGACCCAGCAGGAAGTGACCAGGCGATTGGAGGAAGTCACACGCCTGCGCGAGGAAGACCGTATCACCCTGCCCACCAGCATCGCGCTGGAGAAGGCGACCAACCCGTTCCTGCGCACCAGGGAAGCCTCTGTCAGACACGCCTGCCAGCAACGCAATCCTTCGCTAGAAAGTGCTGAACAGGTATTCGCCGAACTGCGTGCCTGGAAGGATCGTTTCTGA